A stretch of the Candidatus Methylopumilus planktonicus genome encodes the following:
- the def gene encoding peptide deformylase, translating to MAIKQVLKMGDQLLLKVAEPVHDFKSQALRDLIEDMQDTMHALNGAGLAAPQIGISLRVVIFGVEKTPRYPDAEEVPYTILINPTLILIDDETEEGWEGCLSVPGMRGIVPRFKKLRYQGYDLNHNPIDRTVSDFHARVVQHECDHLDGVLYPMRIEDLSNFGFSDVLFPDSDLQDD from the coding sequence ATGGCTATTAAACAGGTATTAAAAATGGGGGATCAGTTGCTCTTAAAAGTTGCAGAGCCAGTTCATGATTTTAAAAGCCAAGCTTTAAGAGATCTCATTGAGGATATGCAAGATACGATGCATGCTTTAAATGGAGCAGGTCTTGCAGCACCACAAATAGGTATTAGCTTAAGGGTTGTTATCTTTGGCGTAGAAAAAACACCAAGGTACCCAGATGCGGAAGAGGTACCTTATACAATTTTAATTAATCCAACACTTATTTTAATTGATGATGAAACGGAAGAGGGTTGGGAGGGATGTCTTTCAGTTCCTGGCATGAGAGGAATAGTGCCAAGATTTAAAAAACTTCGCTATCAAGGTTATGATTTGAATCACAATCCAATTGATCGCACAGTGAGTGACTTTCATGCGCGAGTTGTTCAGCATGAGTGTGATCATCTAGATGGCGTTCTTTATCCAATGAGAATTGAAGATTTGAGTAATTTTGGATTTTCTGACGTTTTATTCCCCGATTCAGACCTTCAAGATGATTAA
- a CDS encoding flavin-containing monooxygenase — protein MKKIDVVIIGSGIAGITTAYYLQKNFPNLSYVIIEARSDLGGTWDQMKFPGVRSDTDMYTYGFSFNPWQGSIVAQGRDIKAYLTDTAKKFNIREHILFDTKVTSLSWSDNQWTARTSRNDFTSKYVICCTGSRDYTSPNFPKFKDENKYQGEIVHTQDWGDVEFKGKSVAIIGSGCTAVTMAPAIVKEAKKVTLVQRSAAWIVNVDGKEKSTRRNKSFETLMDYFHSRLFKKSYKKMIIARYPYYNNTNIPSYDYWDQRPACSLDNDYFDAVKLSKVSVEHQEISNFEKNGIKLKNGKVIECDLTIMATGLNAQLLGGIDILVNDKKIHMNDTSWYRGMMFSGIPNLFAHTGYINFSWTARCEIVSQRICRTLKYMEKKRLASCTPKYVGKESKPSIEANYVLRSVDKFPSRTYKFYNSNYYLDYLIFKLTRINDGAVDFK, from the coding sequence ATGAAAAAAATAGACGTAGTTATTATTGGTTCTGGAATAGCTGGAATAACAACAGCATATTACTTACAAAAAAATTTCCCTAATCTTAGTTATGTGATCATAGAAGCAAGAAGTGATCTTGGCGGAACTTGGGATCAGATGAAGTTCCCGGGGGTTCGTTCAGACACTGATATGTATACCTACGGTTTCAGCTTTAATCCTTGGCAGGGATCAATCGTAGCTCAAGGAAGAGACATTAAAGCCTATTTAACTGATACTGCAAAAAAGTTTAATATCAGAGAGCACATATTATTTGATACAAAGGTCACATCATTATCCTGGAGTGATAACCAGTGGACAGCAAGAACTAGCCGTAATGATTTCACCAGTAAATATGTTATTTGCTGCACTGGTTCGCGTGATTATACATCCCCTAATTTTCCCAAGTTTAAAGATGAAAACAAATACCAAGGAGAGATTGTACATACCCAAGATTGGGGTGATGTGGAGTTTAAAGGTAAAAGTGTAGCTATTATTGGAAGCGGGTGCACGGCTGTTACTATGGCACCGGCAATTGTAAAAGAAGCTAAGAAGGTAACATTAGTTCAACGAAGTGCTGCGTGGATTGTAAATGTAGATGGTAAGGAAAAATCAACACGTCGCAATAAATCGTTTGAAACCTTAATGGATTATTTTCATAGCAGGCTTTTTAAAAAATCATATAAAAAAATGATTATAGCTCGCTACCCTTATTACAATAACACTAACATACCTTCGTATGATTACTGGGATCAACGGCCTGCTTGTAGCTTAGATAATGATTATTTTGATGCTGTAAAACTAAGTAAAGTATCTGTAGAGCACCAAGAGATTAGTAATTTCGAAAAAAATGGTATTAAGTTAAAAAATGGAAAAGTTATTGAATGTGATCTTACCATTATGGCTACAGGTCTTAATGCGCAATTGCTAGGCGGTATTGATATTTTAGTGAACGATAAAAAAATACATATGAATGATACGAGTTGGTACAGAGGGATGATGTTTAGTGGGATACCAAATCTTTTTGCACATACTGGATATATCAATTTTAGCTGGACTGCTAGATGCGAAATAGTTAGTCAGCGTATTTGCCGAACACTCAAGTATATGGAGAAAAAAAGATTAGCGAGTTGCACTCCTAAATACGTAGGTAAAGAATCAAAGCCATCAATAGAAGCAAATTATGTATTGCGATCAGTAGACAAATTTCCTAGTCGAACTTATAAATTTTACAACTCAAATTACTACCTAGATTATCTAATTTTTAAATTGACAAGAATTAATGACGGAGCAGTAGATTTCAAATGA
- a CDS encoding O-acetylhomoserine aminocarboxypropyltransferase/cysteine synthase family protein yields the protein MKLETIALHHGYDSDKNDQKSANTPIYQTSGFTIDDTQHGADLFDLKVEGNIYSRIGNPTNDVLEKRVAAMEGGIGALSLASGMAAITYAIQCIARSGDNIVSTNQLYGGTYNCFMHSFPKQGITVKMVDGADFKGLDEAIDENTKAIYCESIGNPLGNIIDLKKFAEIAHKHGIPLIVDNTVATPYLCRPIDFGADIVIHSLTKYIDGHGATIGGIIVDSGKFDWVKEAKKYPMLNEPDPSYHGVIYTEHFGPAAFIACCRVVPLRESGACLSPHSAFLIMLGLESLGVRMERHCQNALALAKYLEKHERVEWVNYAGLPNDKYHDVCKKITNGQASGIISFGIKGGSEAAARFIDALQIILRVLSMGDAKSLACHPASTLHRQLTPEQKVLAGVSEDLIRISVGIEHIDDIIGDVEQAIEASK from the coding sequence ATGAAACTCGAAACAATAGCGCTACATCATGGTTATGATTCAGATAAAAATGACCAAAAATCAGCAAACACCCCAATCTATCAAACCTCAGGGTTCACCATTGACGATACGCAGCATGGCGCAGACTTGTTTGACCTTAAGGTCGAAGGAAATATTTATTCAAGAATAGGTAATCCTACGAATGATGTACTTGAAAAAAGAGTCGCGGCAATGGAAGGGGGTATTGGAGCACTGTCTCTCGCTTCTGGTATGGCTGCAATCACATATGCTATCCAGTGTATTGCAAGATCTGGGGATAATATTGTGAGTACCAATCAGCTATACGGAGGGACATACAACTGTTTTATGCATAGCTTTCCTAAGCAGGGTATTACTGTGAAAATGGTTGATGGCGCAGATTTTAAGGGGTTAGATGAGGCAATAGATGAAAACACTAAGGCTATTTATTGCGAATCAATTGGCAATCCTTTAGGCAATATTATTGATTTAAAGAAGTTTGCAGAAATTGCGCATAAACATGGTATCCCCTTGATTGTCGATAATACTGTAGCCACACCGTATCTTTGCAGGCCTATTGATTTTGGAGCAGACATTGTTATTCACTCCCTTACAAAATATATAGATGGTCATGGGGCGACGATTGGCGGAATCATTGTTGATTCGGGAAAATTTGATTGGGTTAAAGAAGCAAAGAAATATCCAATGCTTAATGAACCAGACCCGTCTTACCATGGAGTTATATATACAGAACATTTTGGCCCTGCTGCCTTTATTGCTTGTTGTCGGGTTGTTCCTTTAAGAGAATCAGGAGCCTGCTTGTCACCTCATAGCGCTTTTTTAATCATGCTAGGGCTTGAATCGTTGGGGGTAAGGATGGAGCGACATTGCCAAAATGCGCTTGCGTTAGCCAAATACCTAGAAAAACACGAACGAGTGGAATGGGTAAATTATGCTGGTTTGCCTAACGATAAATATCATGATGTTTGTAAAAAAATAACGAATGGCCAGGCTTCAGGCATCATCAGTTTTGGTATTAAGGGTGGAAGTGAGGCAGCAGCTAGATTTATTGACGCACTTCAAATAATTTTGAGAGTACTGAGTATGGGAGATGCTAAATCACTCGCATGCCATCCAGCATCAACCTTACATAGACAATTAACCCCAGAGCAAAAAGTTCTGGCTGGTGTTAGTGAAGATTTGATTAGAATTTCAGTAGGTATTGAGCATATTGATGACATCATTGGGGATGTTGAACAAGCAATTGAGGCTTCAAAGTAA
- a CDS encoding glycosyltransferase family 4 protein, which produces MKIAIIRRKFTAFGGAENFILRASSGLSQLGINFFIISELWKRNAHQSKNIQWIEAKSHGLFRFTKFIRFQKSVRKIIALNNFDLIQSHERLTGVDIYRLGDGIHAAWIDRLKEISPWYKKAWLSIDPYHQKIIRIEKEMSEDKNLFYVANSDLVKKELCNYYKVPESRIKVIENGIDTRSFHPATASKKEASKKQLSLNPKLPVVLFVGSGFERKGAFEIVAATKLLPKFQAIIVGQDKKINQLRDLARGHNILVTGPQNNIQKYLDAADIFCLPSLYDSFPNAALEALCCGLPIVLTKDVGLAPHIEKNLAGVICKKNKHSIADALIKAWEKRKLFSKNALKAAKTFEIKSKNKEWFHLYNELLKNKKIKVLHTESSLGWGGQEIRVLTEAKIYSKYGHEVIIAADKNSMIAKRAPLYGVKCDGINLQKKRLADLFSLRKLIKEERPDVISCHSSTDHWLSALARLTLNIKPAIVRTRHISTHVHRNLSSKWLYNKGCESIMTTSESIKDDLTRDKFVHAPTTSVPTGIDTDIFVPGNKLKQRKLLKLPQKHFIFGIAATLRSWKGHSDLIEAFNLLKNPLCTLIIIGDGPQMENCKKLAKTSYYPDNIKFIGDIQNIVPYLQAMDCFVLPSYANEGVPQALLQAMSVGLSIISCPVGGIPETLRNYKRALLTKPKSPELLSKAMLKTMKTTNTKQKKNIHRPFTLDIMYKSSLGVYDKAIKNRFEVD; this is translated from the coding sequence ATGAAAATAGCAATTATTAGACGAAAGTTTACAGCCTTTGGTGGCGCAGAAAATTTTATCCTGAGAGCATCGTCTGGTTTAAGTCAGCTTGGCATTAATTTTTTTATCATTTCTGAGCTTTGGAAGCGAAATGCTCATCAATCAAAAAATATTCAGTGGATAGAAGCCAAGTCCCATGGCTTATTTAGATTCACTAAATTTATAAGATTCCAAAAATCAGTTAGAAAAATTATTGCTCTGAATAATTTCGACCTCATTCAGTCTCACGAGAGACTTACAGGGGTGGATATATATAGATTAGGAGATGGCATTCATGCAGCTTGGATCGATAGATTAAAAGAAATTAGCCCTTGGTATAAAAAAGCGTGGCTTTCCATAGACCCCTACCATCAAAAAATTATTCGTATCGAAAAAGAGATGTCTGAAGACAAAAATCTTTTTTATGTCGCAAATAGCGATCTTGTTAAAAAAGAATTATGTAATTACTACAAAGTACCGGAATCACGGATTAAAGTGATTGAAAATGGTATTGATACAAGGTCATTTCACCCCGCAACGGCTTCAAAGAAAGAAGCATCTAAAAAACAATTATCGCTTAACCCCAAATTACCTGTAGTACTTTTTGTTGGCTCAGGTTTTGAAAGAAAGGGTGCTTTTGAAATTGTTGCAGCCACTAAATTACTACCAAAATTTCAAGCCATCATTGTAGGTCAAGATAAGAAAATAAATCAATTAAGAGATCTAGCTCGCGGCCATAATATTCTTGTGACTGGACCCCAAAATAATATCCAAAAATATTTAGATGCAGCAGATATATTTTGCCTGCCCTCTCTCTATGACAGCTTTCCGAATGCAGCGCTTGAGGCGCTATGTTGCGGACTACCTATTGTATTAACAAAAGATGTTGGCTTAGCTCCTCACATTGAAAAAAATCTTGCTGGTGTCATTTGCAAAAAGAATAAACACAGTATTGCTGATGCTTTAATTAAAGCATGGGAGAAAAGAAAATTATTTTCAAAAAATGCTTTAAAAGCTGCTAAGACGTTTGAAATAAAAAGTAAAAACAAAGAATGGTTTCATTTATACAATGAATTATTAAAAAATAAAAAAATAAAAGTTTTACATACAGAATCTTCCTTAGGCTGGGGTGGTCAAGAAATTCGAGTGCTTACGGAAGCAAAGATATATTCTAAATACGGGCATGAAGTCATTATCGCCGCAGATAAAAATAGCATGATTGCAAAACGAGCACCCCTTTACGGTGTAAAGTGTGATGGTATTAATCTTCAAAAAAAGAGACTTGCTGATTTGTTCTCTTTAAGGAAGCTTATCAAGGAAGAGAGGCCAGACGTTATTTCTTGTCATTCAAGTACTGATCATTGGCTTTCAGCTTTAGCTCGATTAACCTTAAATATAAAACCCGCAATTGTAAGAACGAGACATATAAGTACTCATGTGCATAGAAATCTATCTTCCAAATGGCTTTATAACAAAGGTTGCGAATCGATCATGACAACGAGCGAATCTATCAAAGATGATTTAACTCGCGATAAGTTTGTTCACGCCCCTACTACCTCTGTCCCTACAGGTATTGATACTGATATATTTGTGCCTGGAAATAAATTAAAACAAAGAAAATTACTAAAACTTCCGCAGAAACATTTCATCTTTGGTATTGCGGCAACATTAAGATCATGGAAGGGACACAGCGATTTAATAGAAGCTTTTAATCTATTAAAAAATCCATTGTGTACGTTAATCATAATAGGCGATGGTCCACAAATGGAAAATTGTAAAAAACTGGCTAAAACTTCTTATTACCCTGATAACATAAAATTTATTGGTGATATTCAAAATATCGTACCCTACTTGCAAGCTATGGATTGTTTTGTGTTGCCAAGCTATGCAAATGAAGGCGTTCCTCAAGCATTGTTGCAAGCAATGTCTGTTGGCCTGTCTATTATTAGCTGTCCTGTCGGAGGTATTCCAGAAACTCTCAGGAACTACAAAAGAGCTCTATTAACAAAACCTAAGAGTCCAGAACTCTTATCAAAAGCAATGTTAAAGACTATGAAAACTACCAATACAAAACAAAAGAAAAATATACACAGGCCTTTTACGCTAGACATTATGTATAAATCATCTCTGGGAGTTTATGATAAAGCTATTAAGAACAGATTTGAAGTAGATTAG
- the glnD gene encoding [protein-PII] uridylyltransferase → MIQKEILSFKKELALNELNLIKIFLKKRDGLSYLQNHSQLIDKTLSKIWKDLQFGNTASLVACGGYGRQELFPYSDVDLLILIPKSRNKHLSQKIEQFISLIWDLGLRIGHSVRSINETKIEVKRDITVQTNLLESRYLNGDKVLYKNLQKIINDTLIPEHFYQGKLKEQDRRHQKYNQSAYQLEPNIKESPGGLRDLQMIQWIGKSCTKRFTPEKLNQKKYLDKKNYQKLIKTDIFFKNLRILLHVTAKQSEDRLLFDYQNELALLLKYKKTTHKKRSELFMKDVYEAINFTTFINEVLLKKLNPKDTKNTTKITDSKLLIIKDDYLEINPTFQNKDITPYIFDVFIIFQKYKLLKSLGPNLLCLLSDAANKINQVFRKDKSQQEKFLSILKSNDKVNRSLRIMNKCNLIGAYIPAFGKIVSQMQHDLFHIYTVDEHILNVIQNLRRFAKDELKHEFPDCYDLFKNYPHKHILYLAALFHDIAKGRGGDHSDLGAKDVSEFSKLNHLPIHDEALIEWLVKSHLMMSHTAQKLDLSDPRVIEEFARKVVNKENLTSLYLLTVADIRATSPYVWNQWKATLLKNLFKYTLNHLEHDNLSHEDSIVKRKEKAALILNTYNINDHHYKGLWESFGGNYFYKYTEEEIAWQTRLLFTHPTPKKPIIRVRHRSNGEGIEVLIYQKNTMHIFNKTCNFFDEIGYNIVAAKIFTTQHNYALNLFDLLDANPKNVSYEGLFKFIEKELISRLENSKETKPTKLSERSRQATHHTFDTKISISQVEQSPIYQLDIITDDRSGLLSLISDQLSKEDISINQAKINTLGSRAEDTFLVAYKNNLKMNQNKINDLVEKLKAVIA, encoded by the coding sequence TTGATTCAAAAAGAAATACTCAGCTTTAAAAAAGAATTGGCTTTAAATGAGTTAAATCTCATTAAAATATTCTTAAAAAAAAGAGATGGTCTTTCCTACCTCCAAAATCACTCACAGCTTATTGATAAAACTTTAAGTAAAATTTGGAAAGATCTTCAATTCGGCAATACCGCATCTCTCGTAGCTTGCGGAGGTTATGGTCGCCAAGAACTTTTCCCATATTCGGATGTTGATTTACTAATATTAATCCCAAAGAGTCGCAACAAACACCTAAGTCAAAAAATTGAACAGTTTATTAGTTTGATATGGGATCTTGGCTTACGAATCGGTCACAGCGTCAGAAGTATTAACGAAACAAAAATTGAAGTTAAAAGGGACATCACAGTACAAACAAACCTCTTGGAGAGCAGGTATCTTAATGGCGATAAAGTTCTTTATAAAAACTTACAAAAGATTATAAATGACACACTTATTCCTGAACATTTTTATCAAGGCAAGTTAAAAGAACAGGACCGTCGCCATCAAAAATATAATCAGTCTGCATACCAATTAGAACCAAATATAAAAGAAAGTCCTGGAGGCCTAAGGGATCTTCAGATGATTCAATGGATAGGCAAAAGCTGTACTAAAAGATTTACACCAGAAAAGTTGAATCAAAAAAAATATCTTGATAAGAAAAATTATCAGAAACTTATTAAAACCGATATCTTTTTTAAGAATTTGAGAATCCTTCTTCATGTCACTGCAAAACAAAGTGAAGATAGGCTGCTTTTTGACTATCAAAATGAGTTGGCATTACTATTAAAATACAAAAAAACTACTCATAAGAAGAGAAGTGAATTATTTATGAAGGATGTTTATGAGGCAATTAATTTTACAACTTTCATTAACGAAGTGCTCTTAAAAAAACTTAATCCAAAAGATACTAAGAACACAACTAAAATTACTGATAGTAAATTATTAATTATAAAAGATGATTATCTTGAAATAAATCCCACATTTCAAAATAAAGATATAACGCCATATATTTTTGATGTATTCATTATCTTTCAAAAATATAAACTCCTGAAATCATTAGGTCCGAACCTTCTCTGCCTCCTCAGCGATGCAGCAAATAAAATAAACCAAGTATTTCGAAAAGATAAGAGTCAGCAAGAAAAGTTTTTATCCATCCTAAAGTCAAATGATAAGGTCAACCGATCGCTTCGAATCATGAATAAATGTAATCTAATTGGCGCATATATTCCTGCATTTGGAAAAATAGTCAGTCAAATGCAGCATGATTTATTCCATATTTATACTGTTGATGAACATATCCTCAATGTCATTCAAAATTTAAGAAGGTTCGCAAAAGATGAGTTGAAACATGAGTTTCCCGATTGCTATGATTTATTTAAAAATTACCCGCATAAACATATTCTTTACCTTGCTGCGCTATTTCATGATATTGCAAAAGGAAGAGGTGGGGACCATTCCGACCTTGGGGCTAAAGATGTTAGTGAATTTTCAAAACTTAATCATTTGCCAATACATGATGAGGCGCTCATCGAATGGTTAGTCAAATCACATCTGATGATGTCTCACACAGCGCAAAAATTAGATTTGTCAGATCCGAGAGTTATTGAAGAATTTGCAAGAAAAGTTGTCAATAAAGAAAATTTAACTTCACTTTATCTATTAACAGTTGCCGATATAAGAGCTACAAGCCCGTATGTTTGGAACCAGTGGAAAGCCACCCTTCTTAAAAATCTTTTTAAATATACACTCAATCATTTAGAACATGACAACTTATCCCATGAAGATTCAATTGTAAAACGGAAGGAAAAAGCAGCTTTAATACTCAATACATATAATATCAATGATCATCACTACAAAGGGCTTTGGGAGAGTTTTGGTGGGAACTATTTTTACAAATATACAGAAGAAGAAATTGCATGGCAAACAAGGCTATTGTTTACTCATCCAACACCAAAAAAACCTATCATACGCGTTAGACATCGCTCAAATGGCGAAGGTATTGAGGTTCTTATTTATCAAAAAAATACAATGCATATTTTTAACAAGACCTGCAATTTTTTTGACGAAATCGGATATAACATAGTAGCAGCGAAGATATTCACAACTCAGCATAATTATGCCCTCAATCTTTTCGATTTGCTTGATGCGAATCCAAAAAATGTAAGTTACGAAGGCTTATTTAAATTTATAGAAAAAGAATTAATAAGTCGATTAGAAAATAGCAAAGAAACTAAACCAACAAAACTTTCGGAAAGAAGCCGACAAGCAACACACCACACTTTTGATACAAAAATTTCGATTTCTCAAGTTGAACAGTCTCCTATTTACCAGTTGGATATTATTACAGATGATAGGAGTGGACTTTTGAGCCTAATATCTGACCAATTATCAAAAGAGGATATATCTATCAATCAAGCAAAAATAAACACACTGGGATCGCGAGCTGAAGATACATTCTTAGTCGCATACAAAAATAACTTGAAAATGAATCAAAATAAGATAAATGATTTAGTTGAAAAATTAAAAGCTGTCATAGCGTGA
- the map gene encoding type I methionyl aminopeptidase: MTIHIKNSQEIEKMRIAGALASQVLDYITPFVNPGITTEEIDRLCHDFMVNVQKTIPAPLNYAPDGHTPYPKSICTSINHQICHGVPGPKALKDGDIVNIDITVIKDGFHGDTSRMFLLGDTSIQAKRLCKMTYEAMWLGIQQVKPGAKLGDIGFVIQDFAEKNGFSVVREFCGHGIGKRFHEEPQVLHYGKPGTGLTLEAGLIFTIEPMINAGKRDIKQMPDGWTIVTKDRSLSAQWEHTILVTETGYEVLTVSEKTPAPPAFAN; the protein is encoded by the coding sequence ATGACAATACACATCAAAAATTCCCAAGAAATCGAAAAAATGCGTATTGCTGGTGCGTTAGCATCACAAGTACTTGATTATATTACGCCTTTTGTTAACCCTGGTATTACCACTGAAGAAATTGACAGGCTTTGTCATGACTTTATGGTCAATGTACAAAAAACGATCCCTGCCCCATTAAATTACGCACCAGATGGACACACCCCGTATCCAAAATCTATTTGCACTTCTATTAATCATCAAATTTGTCATGGTGTCCCGGGCCCAAAGGCACTTAAGGATGGTGATATTGTAAATATAGATATTACGGTTATTAAAGACGGCTTCCATGGCGATACAAGTCGTATGTTTCTCTTGGGAGATACTTCAATCCAAGCCAAGCGTTTATGTAAAATGACTTATGAAGCGATGTGGTTAGGTATTCAGCAAGTTAAACCAGGTGCAAAATTAGGTGATATAGGATTTGTCATTCAAGATTTTGCTGAAAAAAATGGATTTAGTGTGGTGCGAGAATTTTGTGGTCATGGCATTGGTAAGCGCTTTCATGAGGAGCCTCAAGTTCTTCATTATGGCAAGCCAGGCACAGGACTAACTCTCGAAGCAGGTTTGATTTTTACTATTGAGCCTATGATTAATGCAGGAAAAAGAGATATTAAACAAATGCCCGATGGTTGGACCATTGTCACCAAAGATCGAAGCCTATCTGCACAATGGGAACATACAATATTAGTTACTGAAACTGGCTATGAGGTCCTTACAGTTTCTGAAAAAACACCTGCTCCTCCAGCATTTGCTAATTAA
- the rpsB gene encoding 30S ribosomal protein S2 yields MSVTMRQMLEAGVHFGHQTRYWNPRMAPYIFGDRNKIHIVNLEKTLPMFQEALKYIRTLAANKGRILFVGTKRQAREILKEEASRAGVSYVNHRWLGGMLTNFKTVRQSIKRLNDYEAMLEDGSLLKFNKKEALGYKRDYEKLQRSIGGIKDMTALPDAIFIIDVGHESGAVVEANKLGIPIIGVVDTNNSPDDVSYVIPGNDDSSRAIRLYARGMADAVLEGKSQALNELAKSVSEEEEFVEVTEAVAE; encoded by the coding sequence ATGTCAGTTACTATGCGTCAAATGTTAGAAGCGGGGGTCCATTTTGGCCATCAAACTCGTTACTGGAATCCAAGAATGGCACCATACATTTTTGGTGATAGAAATAAAATTCATATTGTTAACCTAGAAAAAACATTGCCAATGTTTCAAGAGGCTTTGAAATACATCAGAACTCTTGCCGCAAACAAAGGACGTATTCTTTTTGTAGGCACCAAAAGACAGGCTCGAGAAATTCTTAAAGAAGAAGCTTCTCGTGCAGGTGTTTCTTACGTGAATCATCGCTGGTTAGGCGGTATGCTCACAAATTTCAAAACAGTCAGACAGTCTATTAAGCGTCTTAATGATTACGAAGCAATGCTTGAAGACGGAAGCTTGCTTAAGTTTAATAAAAAAGAAGCATTAGGTTATAAGCGTGACTATGAAAAATTACAACGCTCGATCGGCGGCATTAAGGATATGACCGCACTTCCTGATGCGATCTTTATTATCGACGTAGGCCATGAAAGCGGTGCTGTGGTTGAAGCGAATAAGCTGGGTATACCTATTATTGGTGTTGTAGACACTAATAATTCACCTGATGATGTTTCATATGTCATTCCAGGTAACGACGACTCATCTAGAGCGATTAGACTTTATGCAAGAGGCATGGCTGATGCGGTTTTAGAAGGTAAAAGTCAGGCATTAAACGAGCTTGCTAAGTCAGTATCAGAAGAAGAAGAATTTGTAGAAGTGACTGAGGCAGTTGCTGAGTAA
- the tsf gene encoding translation elongation factor Ts — translation MAEITASMVKDLRDRTDAPMMDCKKALTEANGDSARAEEILRVRFGNKASKAAGRLAAEGIVVAFVAKDGKTGTLLEVNSETDFCAKNEDFLKYTHDLINAINEKNPANIEALTSLTISLGNAEEVRAQLVGKVGENITPRRFVRYQTTGQITSYVHSGRIGVLLDLQGGNDVLGKDLAMHIAANKPKALNASGIDPQLIEVEKRVAIEKAKEAGKPEAMLEKIAEGTVQKFLKEVTLLNQPFVKDDKVTIEQLLKTNNATINAFSIYSVGEGIEKAVVDYAAEVAAAAKV, via the coding sequence TTGGCAGAAATAACCGCAAGTATGGTCAAAGATCTTCGTGATCGAACAGACGCACCTATGATGGATTGTAAAAAAGCACTGACGGAAGCTAATGGTGACAGTGCGCGTGCTGAAGAGATTTTAAGAGTCCGCTTTGGAAATAAAGCTAGCAAAGCTGCTGGAAGATTGGCTGCTGAAGGTATTGTAGTTGCTTTTGTAGCAAAGGATGGCAAAACAGGAACACTTCTTGAAGTAAATTCAGAGACAGATTTTTGTGCAAAAAATGAAGACTTTTTAAAATATACGCATGATCTTATAAATGCTATTAATGAAAAAAATCCAGCCAACATTGAAGCTTTAACAAGCTTAACTATATCTTTAGGCAATGCTGAAGAGGTCAGAGCTCAACTTGTAGGTAAAGTTGGTGAAAATATCACGCCACGTCGATTTGTTCGTTATCAAACGACTGGTCAAATTACAAGTTATGTGCATAGCGGAAGAATTGGTGTACTTCTGGATCTTCAAGGTGGTAACGATGTCTTAGGAAAAGACTTAGCGATGCATATTGCGGCAAACAAACCTAAAGCCCTTAATGCATCAGGTATTGATCCCCAATTGATAGAGGTTGAAAAACGTGTCGCTATTGAAAAGGCAAAAGAAGCTGGCAAACCCGAAGCTATGTTGGAAAAAATCGCAGAAGGTACCGTTCAAAAATTCCTTAAAGAAGTTACTTTATTAAACCAACCTTTCGTAAAAGACGATAAGGTAACTATTGAGCAATTATTAAAGACTAATAATGCGACCATCAACGCATTTAGTATTTATTCTGTAGGTGAGGGTATAGAAAAAGCAGTTGTAGATTATGCCGCAGAGGTTGCAGCAGCAGCTAAGGTTTAA